A region of Anopheles merus strain MAF chromosome 2R, AmerM5.1, whole genome shotgun sequence DNA encodes the following proteins:
- the LOC121600319 gene encoding uncharacterized protein LOC121600319 produces MLKKLSSQDNITRLIKAINEQILYFIAFFKLYFYVIHYQRWEKLFYDLQLAFSSVMTNPSPEIQGILRHVTKSTHNLTKYYSYVVNFNCAWYGIFRMLFIVVKYAVTGSYDMPLSTPIEAKYFIPGLRTNFWVWLPVNLGLNVLLEWHSLALVFVESFIWNLVYATSCMFRILQILANELSDRKRNEGTWTVEFEKSPLT; encoded by the exons atgttgaaaaaat TGAGCTCGCAGGACAATATCACACGACTGATTAAAGCGATCAACGAGCAAATATTGTACTTTATTGCCTTCTTCAAGTTGTACTTCTACGTAATACATTATCAACGCTGGGAGAAGCTGTTCTACGATCTGCAACTTGCGTTTAGCTCGGTTATGACCAACCCGAGCCCCGAAATTCAAGGAATATTGAGACACGTAACGAAATCGACCCATAACCTTACCAAATACTACAGTTACGTAGTAAATTTCAACTGTGCATGGTACGGTATATTCCGAATGTTGTTCATAGTGGTTAAATATGCCGTGACGGGCTCCTACGACATGCCGCTTTCAACACCGATTGAGGCGAA GTATTTTATCCCCGGCCTGCGTACAAACTTTTGGGTTTGGTTGCCGGTGAATTTAGGACTAAATGTACTGCTGGAGTGGCATAGCTTAGCTTTGGTTTTCGTTGAAAGCTTCATATGGAATCTTGTGTATGCCACATCCTGTATGTTTCGAATTCTGCAAATTCTGGCCAACGAGCTTTCAGATCGAAAACGGAATGAAGGAACATGGACAGTAGAGTTTGAAAAATCTCCACTTACATGA
- the LOC121600324 gene encoding uncharacterized protein LOC121600324: MDITTKQGEFPLVKLSTKLLRNIRFWNDSPGQRIPSFGLLVTATYPIIWLIPSWLFLVSSQDNVTHFMKAANEQIVFSLIFCKLCFYAIHFRRWEKLFYNLQRSFSSVLNNPSLEIQTILGHVTKSTHKLTKYYCSTVSFNCAAYGLFPMLFVVVKYAVTGSYDVPLSTPIEANYFIPGLRTNFGFGCQ; the protein is encoded by the exons atggaCATTACGACTAAGCAAGGTGAATTTCCCCTGGTAAAACTCTCTACAAAGTTGTTAAGAAACATTCGTTTTTGGAACGATTCTCCGGGACAAAGGATTCCTTCCTTCGGTTTGCTGGTTACTGCCACATATCCAATAATATGGCTTATCCCTAGCTGGTTGTTTCTTGTCAGCTCGCAGGATAATGTCACACATTTCATGAAGGCAGCTAACGAACAGATAGTGTTCTCCCTTATCTTCTGCAAATTGTGCTTCTACGCAATTCATTTTCGTCGTTGGGAGAAGCTGTTTTACAATCTGCAACGTTCGTTCAGCAGCGTTCTGAACAATCCAAGTCTCGAGATTCAAACCATTTTGGGACACGTAACGAAATCGACCCATAAGCTCACTAAATACTACTGTTCTACAGTAAGCTTCAACTGTGCTGCGTACGGCTTATTTCCAATGTTGTTCGTAGTGGTTAAATATGCCGTGACGGGTTCGTACGACGTACCGCTTTCAACACCGATCGAGGCAAA CTATTTTATCCCCGGCCTGCGTACAAACTTTGGGTTTGGTTGCCAGTGA
- the LOC121603513 gene encoding putative odorant receptor 59c, translated as MLELHGFALFFVETFTWNLVYATSCMFRILQILANELSHQSRNEKEWNIKLKTFIALHDSVLRSAEILEEILSLQMLLLYISTILALCLGMVVLSLAVNEVYVLLTTMAVFGYCTFQTFSFSYLGTELIEQSEAVADAIFHSKWYTQKLNRQKDMCFLMMRANKPVKLTAAKLFVVTRDSFTQVIKQAYTIFALMSQFLDDTMG; from the exons ATGCTGGAGTTGCAtggctttgctttgtttttcgttgAAACCTTCACATGGAATCTTGTGTATGCCACATCCTGTATGTTTCGAATTCTGCAAATCCTGGCCAACGAGCTTTCGCATCAAAGTCGAAATGAAAAGGAATGGAACATCAAACTTAAAACATTCATAGCTCTGCATGATTCTGTGCTAAG ATCGGCTGAAATATTGGAGGAAATATTGAGTTTACAGATGTTATTGCTTTACATATCCACCATTTTGGCTCTGTGTCTGGGTATGGTCGTGCTGTCTTTG GCTGTCAATGAGGTGTATGTGCTGTTGACTACCATGGCCGTATTCGGTTACTGTACGTTTCAAACCTTTTCCTTCTCTTATCTCGGCACTGAGCTCATTGAGCAAAGCGAAGCAGTAGCGGATGCAATTTTCCACAGCAAATGGTACACGCAGAAGCTGAACAGACAGAAAGACATGTGTTTCTTGATGATGCGAGCAAATAAGCCGGTGAAATTAACTGCCGCCAAGTTGTTCGTTGTAACACGTGACTCCTTCACTCAG GTGATTAAACAGGCGTACACAATCTTTGCACTTATGTCACAGTTTTTGGATGACACGATGGGTTAG
- the LOC121589561 gene encoding alkyldihydroxyacetonephosphate synthase-like yields MSSSSAERTPVAKGNEGTGASAPASMDPSVPKKIVSAIPKQRQQLLKWNGWGYKDSRFLYQDGTIIFTGDRYPIGGKVSLPHFRDYVIENFNVDLSDRREGVPVPNEYPAPVPCPEFLADIRGHGIDCTQNGEDRLIRCHGQTLHDVHMMRTGTFKRIPDVVLFPTSHEQVEQIVQSANKRNVVLIPYGGGTSVSGSVTCPEGETRPIAALDTSQMNRMLWIDRQNLVACFEAGIVGQDLERELRQLGFTVGHEPDSYEFSTLGGWVATRASGMKKNVYGNIEDLLVRVKMVTSKGVLERSLAVPRVSCGPDFNHLVLGSEGTLGVITEVVIKIRPLPQVKRYGSLVFPDFGSGIRCLREVARERLQPASIRLIDNEQFVFGQALKIPGGPLATVSEKLKKVYLTRWKRLQLDRIAIATLLFEGHDAQVKQHEAKIFAIAKRYGGFSAGSSNGEKGYILTFVIAYIRDLALDYSIVAESFETSVSWDRCEALCTNVKSCVRKECAKHNIQHYLISCRVTQTYDAGACVYFYFGFNHAGFSNPVTIYEEIENKARDEILASGGSISHHHGVGKIRSRWYPQSVSDVGVQLYKATKRELDPNNIFAAGNLIPAQLQDTNEPTSLKAKL; encoded by the exons ATGTCATCATCGTCAGCCGAAAGGACACCCGTTGCCAAAGGAAACGAAGGGACCGGCGCCAGCGCACCCGCGTCGATGGATCCAAGCGTGCCGAAGAAAATTGTCAGCGCTATACCGAAGCAAAG ACAGCAATTGCTCAAATGGAATGGCTGGGGTTACAAGGATTCGCGCTTTCTCTACCAGGATGGAACGATCATATTCACTGGCGATAG GTATCCCATCGGTGGAAAAGTGTCGCTGCCACACTTTCGCGACTACGTGATCGAGAACTTCAACGTCGATCTGTCCGATCGGCGCGAAGGTGTACCGGTGCCGAACGAGTATCCAGCCCCAGTGCCCTGTCCCGAGTTTCTGGCCGACATACGAGGCCACGGTATCGACTGCACGCAGAATGGCGAAGATCGGTTGATCCGGTGCCATGGACAAACGCTACACGACGTGCACATGATGCGCACCGGTACGTTCAAGCGCATCCCGGACGTGGTCCTGTTTCCCACCTCCCACGAGCAGGTGGAGCAGATCGTTCAGTCCGCCAACAAGCGCAACGTGGTGCTGATACCGTACGGTGGCGGTACGTCAGTGTCCGGCTCGGTCACCTGTCCGGAGGGTGAAACGCGCCCGATAGCGGCCCTCGATACGTCGCAGATGAATCGGATGCTGTGGATCGATCGCCAGAATCTGGTCGCCTGCTTCGAGGCGGGAATCGTCGGCCAGGACCTGGAGCGTGAGTTGCGCCAGCTTGGGTTCACCGTCGGGCACGAGCCGGACAGCTACGAGTTTTCCACGCTTGGCGGCTGGGTGGCCACGCGTGCTTCCGGCATGAAGAAGAACGTGTACGGCAACATCGAGGATCTGCTGGTGCGCGTCAAGATGGTGACCAGCAAGGGTGTGCTGGAGCGAAGTTTGGCCGTGCCGCGGGTATCCTGTGGGCCCGACTTTAACCATCTCGTGCTCGGCTCGGAAGGTACGCTCGGTGTGATCACGGAGGTGGTCATCAAGATACGGCCCCTGCCCCAGGTCAAGCGGTACGGTTCGCTCGTCTTTCCCGACTTCGGGTCCGGCATCCGATGTTTGCGCGAGGTGGCCCGCGAGCGGCTGCAGCCGGCCAGCATACGGCTCATCGACAACGAGCAGTTCGTGTTTGGCCAGGCGCTCAAAATACCGGGCGGCCCGCTGGCGACGGTGAGCGAGAAGCTGAAAAAGGTGTACCTAACGCGGTGGAAGCGGTTGCAGCTCGATCGTATCGCGATCGCGACACTGCTGTTCGAAGGACACGACGCGCAGGTGAAGCAGCACGAGGCAAAGATTTTCGCTATCGCCAAACGGTACGGTGGGTTCTcggccggcagcagcaacggcgaGAAGGGCTACATTCTTACCTTCGTCATCGCGTACATCAGG GACCTGGCCCTGGATTACAGCATTGTGGCGGAATCGTTCGAAACCTCCGTATCGTGGGATCGCTGCGAAGCACTCTGTACCAACGTAAAAAGCTGCGTTCGCAAG GAATGTGCCAAACATAACATCCAACACTACCTCATCTCCTGCCGGGTAACGCAAACGTACGATGCTGGCGCGTGCGTGTACTTTTACTTCGGCTTTAACCATGCCGGCTTCTCGAACCCCGTCACCATTTACGAGGAAATCGAAAACAAGGCGCGCGATGAAATCCTCGCCTCCGGTGGTTCCATCTCGCACCATCACGGTGTGGGCAAGATACGATCGCGCTGGTACCCGCAGAGCGTCTCCGATGTCGGTGTACAGCTGTACAAGGCAACCAAGCGGGAGCTAGATCCAAACAACATCTTTGCCGCTGGCAATCTCATCCCGGCCCAGCTGCAGGACACCAACGAACCCACCAGTCTGAAAGCAAAGCTGTAA
- the LOC121587882 gene encoding integrator complex subunit 12-like codes for MASALDIDPTFKHALKLLHSPHSDATEKIRNLLDELIKQRYGSGKTLINTLSKKHLAEEPLAGGSNLYVRKQKIIEPKPIPVINLDPDPEPIATGTIECIVSAPEALTMPPLSSGSILISTSDLEGNDEDDDVIMEEDKLKELEDLMCVVCRLMDVSSRNRLVECADCHALYHQECHKPVISEADANDEENAWYCTICRSKQTVAKLSTPAVVPTPPIPVATSPSPTIGSSSSKSSSHSKSGSSKSAESSSSSSSSSSSKHKSSKSGNKSSDSSHERDRDRDRDRGERDRDRERDRDRDRDRDRDRERDRDRSSKSSSSGGGTGSSSSSSGAANTGSSAGNSVGTPNINIISADKRLQMMKKKAAKMQDSKRKHK; via the coding sequence ATGGCATCAGCGCTAGATATTGATCCAACGTTCAAACACGCACTTAAGCTTCTCCACTCGCCCCACTCGGATGCGACAGAAAAGATACGTAATCTGCTGGACGAACTCATCAAGCAACGGTATGGCAGTGGGAAAACGCTAATTAACACCCTGAGCAAGAAACACCTTGCCGAGGAGCCGCTTGCGGGTGGAAGCAATCTATACGTGCGCAAGCAGAAAATAATCGAACCGAAGCCCATCCCGGTGATAAATCTCGATCCGGATCCGGAACCGATCGCAACCGGTACGATCGAGTGCATAGTGAGCGCACCGGAAGCTCTGACCATGCCGCCGCTGTCGTCTGGTTCGATACTGATCTCTACCTCCGACCTGGAGGGTAATGACGAGGACGATGACGTCATCATGGAGGAAGATAAGCTGAAGGAACTGGAAGACTtgatgtgtgttgtttgccgCTTGATGGACGTTAGTTCCCGTAACCGGCTGGTCGAATGTGCCGACTGTCACGCACTGTACCATCAGGAATGCCACAAACCCGTCATTTCGGAAGCGGACGCCAACGACGAGGAAAACGCTTGGTACTGCACAATCTGTCGCAGCAAACAGACGGTGGCCAAGCTGTCAACTCCAGCTGTGGTGCCCACACCGCCGATACCCGTCGCAACATCGCCGTCGCCAACCATTGGCAGCTCGTCGTCAAAGTCATCGTCCCATTCGAAGAGTGGTAGCAGCAAGTCTGCCGAATCGTCATCCAGCTCTagctcgtccagcagcagcaagcataAATCATCTAAAAGTGGAAACAAATCGTCGGATTCTTCGCACGAACGTGATAGGGATCGTGACCGTGACCGAGGCGagcgcgatcgcgatcgcgagCGGGACCGTGATCGCGATCGTGACCGCGACCGTGATCGCGAAAGAGACCGCGATAGGTCGTCCAAATCTTCTTCCAGCGGTGGTGGCACTggctcatcgtcgtcgtccagCGGGGCTGCGAATACTGGCTCCAGTGCTGGAAATTCGGTTGGCACACCGAACATTAACATCATCAGCGCAGATAAACGATTGCAAATGATGAAGAAAAAGGCTGCAAAAATGCAAGATAGCAAAAGGAAGCACAAGTAG